The following nucleotide sequence is from Euleptes europaea isolate rEulEur1 chromosome 3, rEulEur1.hap1, whole genome shotgun sequence.
GGTTGTACAGATTTTTAAACCATTGTTTTGCtctcagctgccaccacagtacaaggatcttcactgtgtgactgaaggtaagctgtggcattttgtgactccccccaccatgctgtgtcagaattccaaatgtgccctcaggctaaaaaaggttggggatccctggtgtTAGAGTCTCATGAACAGTAGATAGACCTACTGCTGCCACAGTGGTAGGGTACAAATGTGATGACAGTGATTTGCTTAGTtacatgcaaaaaacaaaactgaatttCAATAACTGTAAAGCGAGGCAGAATTGAGATTGTATAAAATCCCAGCTTCACCTATATATCAACAAGGCCTTAAAGAGCCTTCTCTGTGATGGAGGGTTGAATAAGTTCCAAGTTTAGGGCTTTTTAGAAAAGGAACTGAAAATGAAATTACCAGTACTATATTGTATTTCATATAAAGCTTATGATGCAGCTATTGGAACTTTGTGTATTGCCTTCCATAGAGAAACAGTGACATCAGATTGTGTCTGTTTTGGTGGATTTATATATTCCATATTGGTATGGTATagttttttacatttttacaatATAATTTTCTTGACCCATAAATAATGTCTTTAATGTTTAAAAGGACCATAGCTTAAACAATATTTACATAGCTCTACCATGCATACAGAGCTTTAGTGTcagaaaaattaaacattttgctAATATAAACTTACGGACATTTAACAAACCCTGAATGACTCAAGCTGATGTTACACCCTCAAATAAAACTACGTTTGAATTTTAACAAGTGTCTTGCAATTCAGGGATATAAAAATAGTCTGTTAAATTTTGACTTTACAATATGTACATTATTTGCAGTGTTAAGTTAAGAATACAGATTGTTATGAAACACTTTATAAATATCAATTGGGCCTAATTGCTGCTCCTACTACATTGGAAACCTGCAATAATGTTTCAAATATACAGGAATCTCAAACTTGGTTGCACAATAGTTCTGTATAATAAGCAGGCTAACTGACTTAATGCAATTAACTTACACACCATATTTAAGTAGTTGCTGAAGGGCAAAACACATTTTATGTTAAACAGTTGTCATAATGAGGATAATCCTATCCTCAAATAATGAAATAGAATAaattggctgaatcctggcatcCATTGTTGACTTATATTGAAAAAATATGTTATATAGCATCAAAATTAGTTGGGCTACATTAATACAGTTGGTGAGTAGCTGAATGAAGAGTGGAGTAAAAAATAGTGTGTAGATATTCTTCTGTTGTTTGACTTAAATAGACAACTGAAGCAGATGAGTGAGGTCTAAACAATATTGCATTTTTCCTGGGATTTCACAtaatccagcaaaaaaaaaaaaaaactatttagaATTCAAACTCTCCATTTGTTGGTATAGCCCAAAAGAGTACATCTAAGCAGCATGATAAAGCCTATTTTCAATTTACTCTTACGTTACTGCAGTCTCCTGCTTGTTAGATTATTCAGTACCTTGACTGAACATGGGAAGGACCTGCGTGCCTCTATAGTTTCACACAAAGTAATTTAAGCTATCTATCTACATAACATTTAAAAACAGTATAGGCACATAACTCATAGTTACTAGTAAAGCTTAAGAAATTATGCAGTTTTTGCCTTTGTGTGCTTTTCGCTTTTTGGGTTTTGTTGCTCTTTGTCCAAATGGAGAACTGGGAAGTTCAGCAGTTGGACTAGAAAGGTCATCTGTATAATAGGGATATCTCACTGATCGGGGCTGTGGAATGGGCTGTCCTAAAAAGTAACCTTCCTCTTCTGAatcagatgatgatgatgttgaaCACCAAGAGTCTTCCTCATCACCAAAGAATCCAAAAAACTGGTCCTGATGGTTCCTCATTACATAGTCTGAAGAAATACGGCTGTACGGGCTGTATGGGTTTGGAGTATATGCTCGAATAGTATGAGGACTTTTATTATGAATTAATTTCTCATAGTCCTGAGGGGAATAAAAATTAAGTCTTTCCTTTGGCAAGGGTTTTCTTTCTGCAGCTAAGTGAAGTGCATTATCAGACCTAGACTTTCTACTCTTCCTGCGCCGATGTTGCTGTCTAGTTCCAAGGTCTTCAAACTGGTAAACTCGCCGTCGAGTCCTTTCACTCATGGGAGGCTGACGAATTTCAAGGTTCTCATAGTTTCCATTATCAATGACATCATCTGAAAACTTAACCTGCTGAGGTCTAGTCTGTGATTTGGACCGTCTGAGAACTGGCATATGTATTGGCTTTTCATCTGGCAGTGCCTTGCCTTGACATAATTCAGAACTTAAACTTTTTAAAGACTCTGTACTCCTGTGAAGCATTGAGGAATTCAGGGTTCCCATGTTACTCATTTTCTCACAGTCATCTACCTCCAGCTCTTGGTATGTTTGCAAAGAATACAAAGATGGTCTTGGTATGACTTCTCCATCTACAGAAGCACCTAAGGGGAAAATGTTATGAAATATATTTAATGTCTCTCCCATCTTTCACACTTGTAGTGCTAACAGTCAAGCACTGAAGAAATATacaaagttcttttaaaaattttaactGAAGTAGAAATTCATGTTCTGATTATAGAGAAGAGTGAAGTAAAGGACAGTGACAGATCACTCAGCTATTGCCAAGTAATGATCCCCTTAAAATTACTGGAAAAAATAATTGGAACTTTCACTTCCCTTTCACATTTCTATAATTAGAACCGCACTATCAATAATAGTCCCTTTACCACTACGTTTTTGAATTCCTCCCTGTCAAGATCAGCTAAAGCAAAGGACAAGACAACATTACACATAGTAAATTGTTTCTTCAAGTTGCATGAATCCCCTGCCTTCTGCTCAACTGATCTACATGAAAAAGGGGAGAAACCAATATGTATCTGGTCACTGCTGAATGATACTTTGGTAATCCTCAGATATTCCCCTTCCCTTAAGTGGGATGATATCAGCACAGCAAAAATAATAGTAATCAAGCATAACTTCATTCTATTCCTCTTCACAGAACTCAATCACTTATCTGTTAGCATTAAAACTAGGTGTAGATTAGACCATAGTTATGCTTTCCAAATGAACCCTCAAGTCATCTTACCTGTAATATTGGACAAAGCCAGTGAATCCACTGAATCTCTAACACACTGCTCCTGTTTCAGGTCTGATAAACATTCCAGTGAATTATCATACCATTGCTTTTGGTCACATTTATACCTAGTTGCACTGTGTTCCATGTCCAGCTCTTGGATTTTCCTGTTGCTGGCAGGGCCTGGATGGCTGCCATAAGCAGAGTCCCCAAGCCCATCTTGGGACTGAGCCCAGTACATATCTGACTGGTATTTCTTACTTGCCAGGCTTTGGCTAGTTTTCTTTAACTCAGATCTTCCTTTAACCATGCTTTCAGAAACCCACTGTTCATTTGCTCTAGCATTTACTTCCACTGGCTGCTGCAAGAGACTTTTATCACCAAACTTAAGGAGTAGCTGAGTCATATAGTCTTCATGTTCAGCCCATTCTTCAGGATCGTCTGGAATTTCTTGCTCCCCTCTTCCTTTCCAGAGGTCTTCATCAACGAAGCCCATTCCTTGCCTCGAAAGGCTTAAGTCATCCAGTTTCCTTGAAAGGGTGTCATCAGCCGTGCTCGATAGGCCAGGGAATTTGTAGTTCAAAGctggggaaaggagaagggacTGTCTGCACTGATCTGCTGACCGACTGCTTTTCCCCATACGAACACTCCTCCTGGAGTCCCTTGAGCGGGCCGACTGAAAAGCAGAGTCAGAAGAGTCAGAGGCATGAACATCTTCTCCCAGACTGCATGACTTGGAGCAATAAATCTGTCCTTGCTTGGGAAGGAAAGGAGAGCCAAGTAGGGAAACTTTGCAGTGAGCACAAGAAAAGCAAGTTTCTGTGGCATGCCAATGCTGTCCATCATAAGTCATCTGAGCATGATCAACCCCTGTCAAGAAGATATGAACAATTACTTTTTATGTATGTTTGATTGGTATCTATTCCCTGGGTTTCTTTAAGCACTAAGTCATACTGATGTTATTTCACTTAAAAAcgtttatatgccacctcttcagagacctgctcaaggcagctcacaaaataaaaggTAAAATCCTGAAAACATAATCTCATTTGAATTACAAACCATAgaaaaacacatgaaaacctagaTGCATTACACTTTTTGCAGATGAAATCATCCTTAATAGCAATCCACAGGCAGATtgtaaaaaacaatttaaaagatcaAGCCCtacttaaaagcctgggtaaaaaagaaatgctttggcctggtgcctagAAGACTGAGGATGAAGTGCCAGACAAGCCTCAAGAGGGAGGGAGGTCATTCTGCAGGTgaggtgccacaactgaaaaagccCAGTCTCTGGtagccacctgcctaatctctgaAAGCcagaggcacagagagcaggtcTTGGGAAGAGGATTTTAACTGTAGGCTGAATGGTACAGGAGGATAGTCCTTCAAGCACCCTGGTCCCAAACCCGTTAGGGCCTCGTTAGTAATAATCAgccctttgaattgtgcccagaaacagatctttcagcacttgggtgatatgatccctgtatcCAGCATGACAGTAGCCCCCAACTTATACACAAGCACATGCACACTCACATGGCTGCATGTCAATGCACTTGAAGTGAGGATAGCAAGGGAACTATAGTCAATAAAATACTATTTTAATGACATAAAATGTTGATTATAAAATTATAGAAGCATTTTATCCAAAACTCATTTGTTGTTTGTTTCTACTGCTTTAGAAAGCTACTTCTCTGAAATCTGGCCCTATTAGCAGGCAGcacaaaaaagggaaaactgaCAGAAATCCAATCCCCAACAAACTTGCATGAACTCTTATTCCAAAGGTGTGGTGCAGGGGGCTATAAGGGAAACAGTAGCAGTCCATTCAATGAACTCATTCCATTCAGAGTTCATGGGATGCAACCCCTTATATGCCCTGTGAGTGTGAGTTATATGCAATTTTAGACATCTTTGTCTTATTGAAGCTAAACTATTTTCAAGTTTGACCTACTAGGCCAGTTtgtactgtaaacatttttatgttttaagGTACAAAATTACCTATGTGTTCCCCACAAGTCTCACAATACTCCGCATACAGGGACTCAAAACAGCCACAGCAGAATGGACGTCCATCTTTCATAATGTATCTTTGTCCTCCAAGGATGGTCTCACACTCCAGGCAACAAAAATGTTTCATGTGCCAGTGGCGACCTTCTGCTTCTGTACATTCATCAGCAAAGATAAtctaaaaaaaagattttaggcAAAAATAAAAGGCTAAGCAAGAGAGTCAAGCTACTGCATTTAAGCCAACAGCTTGCAAACAATTTTCCTTCTGTTTACTATTGGAACATTTAATTTGCGAGAAACTAAGCCACATAAACCTTGGTTTTTAGAAGACTTCAAAAATTAGTTGCTTAATTGAGCAAGCAACGTTTGTTTATTTCTCCAGTTTAAGTATTATTGAATTGCAGGATTTCTTACCTCATCACATGCTGAACAGCGTGGCTTGAGGAGTTCAGCATGGTGTCTACCACAATGAATTTTTCCATCATGGTAGAAATAGATTAAGTCAACAAGAAGTTCATTGCATGTAGAACACACAAAACAGGATGGATGCCAGCACACTCCAGGTCCTGCTCTTGACGCAAACACTGCAACTTCACCGCCATTTATTTTTGTACCACACTGAAAATAAGAGACAATTGAAAGATTGTCCATTTTATGAATAGCTGTTATCCCCCATAACCTTTTTTTTCCGTCTTCCAAGCATCACAGTCTATCAGCATATTCTACCTTGATATCTTACCTTAAACTTTTCTAGGAAAGAATGGCTTTCAGAGCATACCTATGTGAGTATGGTTTGACCATTTTTCTAACCTAAAACAGCTGAGCATCATACTGTTAGGCAGGCATTACTCAAACCATAGTAGACCATTAACTGTGATTCTAAAGTAGTTCTGAGAATCCTGCATTACATAGTTGAGTGTATGAGCATTAAACCACACCAGCATTAATTTAATTTGGATAATACAAATTTTACCTGTTCACAAAGTGTATGCATTACTGCTCTTGAGAGTAATTTGACTGTGCCTCGTCCCAGTGCTTCCTTCTTACGTTGTGAACTAAATATCTGaagttccttcttttcttcttcacttaAAGATTGACAATATCGAATCTTCAACAAAAGAAAGTGATACCAATGTTACAAACTAGTGtctggatttattttttaaaaactgacagtTAAGCAAACACATGCAAGAAGAACTGCATAAGCATCTAGCCTTATCAGATGTTTTCATCATGTTGAAAGCATTATTTGGTAGTGAAATTGGATGAAGCAAATCACTGTGAACCCAACATGTTAAAGGATTCAGATCTGCATTGCATTCAGTTTAGCAATTACAGATCAAGCGTAACACAACCTAGTTTAAGCACAGAACTCTTTCCAGGTTGTTAACAATATAGTATGTAATAGTGAGGTTGTCAAAATATAGTATGTAATAGTGAGGTATTGGCAAGCTGTAGGAGTCTGACAGTAGATTATTTTCTCACATACTCTAAAGCCTGGCTAGATACACAGCACTGACTCACACACTTGTAATATGATGAGTAATATAATAAGTAAGGGCAGTCTgggaaaacattattttaatgtatgtatttacttcatttgtaccacacctttctccccaattgggatCCATCAATACATCAtcctcctctcatccattttatcctcagtacaaccctgtgaggtaggttaggctatgtGTGTGattaacccaagatcacccagaaagccttcatggcagagtggggattccaatctgggtttcccagatcctagtctcacgcttgtaaccacaacaccacataGATAACAGGCTGCTTTACGAGTGGGTAAGGAACTACCTGCCTCTGCAAGCACACCCACTTTGTTTCTATGAGTTACTGTTGTTAGCATGCCTTCTCCTCCTAAAGCAGATTTGTTCTCCATGTCTGTATCAGGAATGACTGGATTGTTCAATAACATCCAATGCAGAGGTGCAGCAGAATTACTTTCCCCCAGATGAGGCTGCTTGGGAGACCAGATTAAGAATCATGTACAACAGCCAGATTTTTTGTGTGCATAGATTACTTTGGggtcaaactttttaaaaaatcattctgaCACACTGTCAGTTCTCTCACAGCAAATAGTCTGAGAATTACTGCCATAGTCTGAGAAACCAAATTGCCTGTTGCACACACAGGAAGTTATTTAGCAGGGCAAAATGTGCATGAACAAATTTCTTACTTCGTTATCATGGGGGGGAAGCTGATAAAGCAGCTGTTTAATTCTGTGTTTCTCTCCAGGACTGTTAACATAAGGGACCTTCTCCTCTGACAAACAGGCAAAGTACAGCTGTACCTGAATTGGAGAACAGAAATAAGAGTCAGGCCCTCCCCTGAAAGAATCGTTCATCTGTTACCTCATTTCCAGCCGGATCAGGAGTGAACTTGCTCACTGTTTCGCAAAATTTTCATTGATCTTAACAGAAAGCATTACACTTTTTTTTGGCCTTATCTTAGATTTTGTTTACAAAGAGAACTAAggtctgaggaggggggttgatttttctttttttacttcaaCTCTTCAGCAGAGTTTGCATTCCTCTAGCTTGAAGATAACCAGATGAGCCAGCTCAGCAGAACAGGATTGCCTGAGATAGCTAGCACCCAGCTGTTGAATTGCTGTTCTGGAATGTAGCAACAATTAGGGGTGCCATAAATTATGCACATCAAATTTACACCCCCTTCAGGGACAATCAACAAGTCTGTTAAAATTCCACGTTTCTTTCTGCATTTTAACACACAATGTGTGAAGCTCTTCAGAGAACGACTGCTATATTGACAAGCTTGATTTGCTCAACGTATTTTATAGGCTGAAGAggcaaatgctgttttgtaacctTTTCATCAGGTTTATTATTTCTATGCCAACTTCTGTTAGAactttttgcattgttgt
It contains:
- the PRICKLE1 gene encoding prickle-like protein 1 yields the protein MEPKVCNLTYGFQRSSTSDDDSGCALEEYAWVPPGLRPEQVQLYFACLSEEKVPYVNSPGEKHRIKQLLYQLPPHDNEIRYCQSLSEEEKKELQIFSSQRKKEALGRGTVKLLSRAVMHTLCEQCGTKINGGEVAVFASRAGPGVCWHPSCFVCSTCNELLVDLIYFYHDGKIHCGRHHAELLKPRCSACDEIIFADECTEAEGRHWHMKHFCCLECETILGGQRYIMKDGRPFCCGCFESLYAEYCETCGEHIGVDHAQMTYDGQHWHATETCFSCAHCKVSLLGSPFLPKQGQIYCSKSCSLGEDVHASDSSDSAFQSARSRDSRRSVRMGKSSRSADQCRQSLLLSPALNYKFPGLSSTADDTLSRKLDDLSLSRQGMGFVDEDLWKGRGEQEIPDDPEEWAEHEDYMTQLLLKFGDKSLLQQPVEVNARANEQWVSESMVKGRSELKKTSQSLASKKYQSDMYWAQSQDGLGDSAYGSHPGPASNRKIQELDMEHSATRYKCDQKQWYDNSLECLSDLKQEQCVRDSVDSLALSNITGASVDGEVIPRPSLYSLQTYQELEVDDCEKMSNMGTLNSSMLHRSTESLKSLSSELCQGKALPDEKPIHMPVLRRSKSQTRPQQVKFSDDVIDNGNYENLEIRQPPMSERTRRRVYQFEDLGTRQQHRRRKSRKSRSDNALHLAAERKPLPKERLNFYSPQDYEKLIHNKSPHTIRAYTPNPYSPYSRISSDYVMRNHQDQFFGFFGDEEDSWCSTSSSSDSEEEGYFLGQPIPQPRSVRYPYYTDDLSSPTAELPSSPFGQRATKPKKRKAHKGKNCIIS